The proteins below are encoded in one region of Apium graveolens cultivar Ventura chromosome 4, ASM990537v1, whole genome shotgun sequence:
- the LOC141721108 gene encoding squamosa promoter-binding-like protein 14 isoform X2: MEEVGTQVASSHYIHQSLSTRFLDSQHHPMAAAKKRSMPFQPPGFHLPQQQQQPMFGSGFQETRGQWNPNGWDWDSAKFIAKPVGPDIVCGGPSTMSVHSGTQRSRGDEGVVGNSVGLRGNHVVEDDENLLLKLGGSRANSVEENVLRPNKKVRSGSPAGGNYPKCQVDDCKEDLSTAKDYHRRHKVCEVHSKATKAIVGKQMQRFCQQCSRFHPLSEFDEGKRSCRRRLAGHNRRRRKTQPDDVTSNLLPPTNRGNVSNGDADLVNLLAILARAQDSSTNGSPIPNKDQLIQILQKINSVPLPADAAKLPPSGITSNIVPFRSENENKLNGNNSPSSTLDLLAVLSGNQAGSSPDATAVPSQRSSHGSDSEKTRSPCINLQTRHHNEFASVGERSSTSYQSHTECSDGQMQEIRTNLPLQLFSSSPESDSPPKLASSTKYFSSGSSNPMEERSPSSSPPFVQKLFPTVSSRVVVNPKSMSDRLEVIGSAKAGKDKGFSKSLDLFGGTNKCVDNSSVQSFPFQAGYTSSSGSDHSPSNLNSDAKNRSGRIFFKLIDRDPSQLPGTLKTQIFNWLGQSPSEMESYIKPGCVVLSIYISMPSSAWEQLEDNLLQNITALVQNSEDPFWRRGRFLVNTGRKLASYQDGMAHLRKATRAWSFPEVVSVSPLAVVGGQETTILLKGTNLSDQYTKVFCTHAVGYKLETSGSVSDDTTYDKLTLRNFTITGGAPGVLGRCFIEVENGFWGTSFPIIIANATICQELNLLESEFDKEAALCDGISEESGLDSGRPLLKEDVLHFLNELGWVLQRKRNMSMFEVPEYKLHRFKFLFIFSVEHDFCALVKTLLDVLLEICLGRDELSRVSLQMLSEIHLLNRAVKRRSRKMAELLINYVVPTDSGKTYIFLPNLVGPGGITPLHLAACMSDSKFMVDTLTADPLEIGLRDWDSLLDANGLSPYAYAQMRNNHSYNELVARKLVDRKNGQVSVSVGDEILEQSIIAGRSHQASFQIRQGEKSCSKCAIGAARYNRKTSASQGLLHRPYIHSMLAIAAVCVCVCLFLRGAPDIGLVAPFKWENLGYGAV, encoded by the exons ATGGAAGAGGTCGGTACTCAAGTTGCTTCTTCTCATTATATTCACCAATCACTTTCCACTCGTTTTCTTGACTCACAACACCACCCCATGGCTGCGGCTAAGAAGCGTAGTATGCCTTTTCAACCCCCCGGTTTTCACCTACCTCAGCAGCAGCAGCAGCCTATGTTTGGTTCTGGATTTCAAGAAACTCGGGGTCAGTGGAACCCTAATGGTTGGGATTGGGACAGTGCTAAATTTATTGCAAAACCAGTGGGACCGGATATAGTCTGTGGGGGACCTTCAACGATGTCTGTACACTCTGGAACTCAGAGAAGTCGTGGTGATGAGGGAGTTGTGGGGAATTCTGTGGGTTTGAGGGGGAATCATGTAGTCGAAGATGATGAGAATCTACTTTTAAAGCTTGGTGGAAGCCGTGCGAATTCTGTGGAGGAGAACGTTTTGAGGCCGAACAAGAAAGTCAGATCTGGATCTCCTGCTGGTGGGAACTATCCTAAATGTCAAGTTGATGACTGTAAGGAGGATCTTTCAACTGCTAAAGACTATCACAGGCGGCATAAGGTGTGTGAAGTCCACAGTAAAGCTACCAAGGCTATTGTAGGAAAGCAGATGCAACGGTTTTGTCAGCAGTGTAGCAG GTTTCACCCTCTTTCAGAGTTTGATGAGGGAAAGCGAAGTTGTAGGCGGAGGCTAGCAGGGCACAATCGGCGTAGGAGGAAAACTCAACCAGATGATGTTACCTCCAATTTGTTACCTCCCACTAATCGTGGGAATGTTAGTAATGGAGATGCGGATCTTGTCAATCTTTTAGCAATTCTAGCTCGTGCACAAG ATAGCAGCACTAATGGCTCACCGATTCCCAATAAAGACCAACTTATTCAAATCCTTCAAAAGATTAACTCGGTACCTTTGCCAGCGGATGCTGCAAAGTTGCCTCCTTCAGGAATTACTAGTAACATTGTTCCATTTCGGTCAGAGAACGAAAACAAACTGAATGGAAATAATTCTCCCTCATCAACTCTGGACTTGCTCGCTGTTCTTTCAGGAAATCAAGCAGGATCCTCTCCTGATGCCACTGCTGTTCCTTCCCAAAGAAGCAGCCACGGGAGCGACAGTGAAAAGACTAGGTCTCCATGTATCAATCTGCAAACCAGACACCACAATGAATTTGCTTCAGTTGGAGAGAGAAGTAGTACTAGTTACCAGTCTCATACAGAATGTTCAGATGGTCAAATGCAGGAAATTCGTACTAATTTACCGTTGCAGCTTTTCAGTTCCTCTCCTGAAAGTGACAGCCCACCAAAATTGGCATCAAGCACGAAATACTTCTCATCAGGTAGCAGTAATCCTATGGAAGAAAGGTCACCTTCATCTTCTCCGCCTTTTGTGCAAAAGCTGTTTCCCACAGTTTCCTCGAGAGTAGTAGTAAATCCCAAGAGTATGTCAGATAGACTTGAGGTTATTGGGAGTGCTAAAGCTGGTAAGGATAAAGGCTTCTCCAAGTCTCTTGATCTTTTTGGAGGGACGAACAAATGTGTCGACAATAGTTCTGTTCAAAGTTTTCCATTCCAGGCAGGGTACACTTCGTCTTCTGGCTCGGATCATTCACCTTCAAATTTAAATTCGGATGCTAAG AATCGTTCTGGACGGATATTTTTCAAATTAATCGATAGGGATCCTAGTCAGTTACCAGGAACACTGAAAACACAG ATCTTTAATTGGCTTGGTCAAAGTCCATCGGAAATGGAAAGTTACATAAAACCTGGTTGTGTAGTATTATCAATCTACATATCTATGCCATCTTCTGCGTGGGAACAG CTTGAAGACAATCTGCTTCAAAACATCACTGCTTTGGTTCAAAATTCGGAAGATCCATTTTGGAGAAGGGGAAGATTCTTAGTTAATACTGGCAGAAAGTTGGCATCATATCAAGATG GAATGGCTCACCTCCGTAaagctacaagagcatggagtTTTCCTGAAGTAGTCTCTGTCTCCCCTTTGGCAGTTGTGGGTGGGCAGGAGACCACTATATTACTGAAGGGGACAAATTTGAGTGATCAATACACCAA AGTATTCTGCACGCACGCTGTTGGGTACAAACTTGAAACTTCTGGATCAGTTTCCGATGATACTACATATGATAAGTTAACTTTACGCAATTTTACGATTACTGGTGGAGCACCTGGTGTACTTGGGAGGTGCTTTATTGAG GTTGAAAATGGTTTTTGGGGCACCAGCTTTCCTATAATAATTGCCAATGCTACCATCTGTCAAGAGTTGAACCTTCTGGAGTCTGAATTTGATAAAGAAGCAGCACTATGTGACGGTATCTCAGAGGAATCCGGACTTGATTCTGGACGACCCTTGTTAAAGGAAGATGTTTTACATTTCTTAAATGAGCTTGGGTGGGTACTCCAAAGAAAAAGAAACATGTCCATGTTTGAGGTCCCCGAATATAAGCTTCACCgtttcaaatttctttttatcttCTCAGTTGAACATGACTTTTGTGCTTTGGTTAAAACCCTCCTAGACGTTCTTCTTGAAATATGTTTGGGTAGGGATGAATTGTCGAGGGTGTCGCTACAGATGCTGTCAGAAATTCATCTTTTAAATAGGGCAGTTAAAAGGAGGTCTAGAAAAATGGCAGAATTGCTGATTAATTATGTTGTACCCACTGATTCTGGCAAGACATACATCTTCCTCCCAAATCTTGTTGGACCTGGGGGTATTACACCTCTACATTTGGCTGCATGCATGTCGGATTCAAAATTTATGGTTGACACTTTGACAGCGGACCCGTTGGAG ATTGGTTTGCGTGACTGGGATTCCCTTCTTGATGCAAATGGCCTCTCTCCCTATGCTTATGCTCAGATGAGAAACAATCACTCTTACAATGAACTAGTAGCTCGAAAGCTTGTCGACAGAAAAAATGGTCAAGTCTCTGTTTCGGTAGGTGATGAGATACTAGAACAATCAATAATTGCGGGACGGAGCCACCAAGCTAGCTTTCAAATCAGACAAGGGGAGAAATCTTGTTCAAAGTGCGCCATTGGGGCTGCTAGGTACAATAGGAAGACTTCAGCGTCACAAGGTTTGCTTCACCGACCCTATATTCATTCAATGCTTGCCATTGCTGCTGTTTGTGTTTGTGTATGCCTATTCTTAAGAGGAGCTCCAGATATAGGCCTAGTTGCCCCGTTCAAGTGGGAAAATCTAGGATATGGTGCAGTGTAG
- the LOC141721108 gene encoding squamosa promoter-binding-like protein 14 isoform X1 encodes MEEVGTQVASSHYIHQSLSTRFLDSQHHPMAAAKKRSMPFQPPGFHLPQQQQQPMFGSGFQETRGQWNPNGWDWDSAKFIAKPVGPDIVCGGPSTMSVHSGTQRSRGDEGVVGNSVGLRGNHVVEDDENLLLKLGGSRANSVEENVLRPNKKVRSGSPAGGNYPKCQVDDCKEDLSTAKDYHRRHKVCEVHSKATKAIVGKQMQRFCQQCSRFHPLSEFDEGKRSCRRRLAGHNRRRRKTQPDDVTSNLLPPTNRGNVSNGDADLVNLLAILARAQGNTEDSSTNGSPIPNKDQLIQILQKINSVPLPADAAKLPPSGITSNIVPFRSENENKLNGNNSPSSTLDLLAVLSGNQAGSSPDATAVPSQRSSHGSDSEKTRSPCINLQTRHHNEFASVGERSSTSYQSHTECSDGQMQEIRTNLPLQLFSSSPESDSPPKLASSTKYFSSGSSNPMEERSPSSSPPFVQKLFPTVSSRVVVNPKSMSDRLEVIGSAKAGKDKGFSKSLDLFGGTNKCVDNSSVQSFPFQAGYTSSSGSDHSPSNLNSDAKNRSGRIFFKLIDRDPSQLPGTLKTQIFNWLGQSPSEMESYIKPGCVVLSIYISMPSSAWEQLEDNLLQNITALVQNSEDPFWRRGRFLVNTGRKLASYQDGMAHLRKATRAWSFPEVVSVSPLAVVGGQETTILLKGTNLSDQYTKVFCTHAVGYKLETSGSVSDDTTYDKLTLRNFTITGGAPGVLGRCFIEVENGFWGTSFPIIIANATICQELNLLESEFDKEAALCDGISEESGLDSGRPLLKEDVLHFLNELGWVLQRKRNMSMFEVPEYKLHRFKFLFIFSVEHDFCALVKTLLDVLLEICLGRDELSRVSLQMLSEIHLLNRAVKRRSRKMAELLINYVVPTDSGKTYIFLPNLVGPGGITPLHLAACMSDSKFMVDTLTADPLEIGLRDWDSLLDANGLSPYAYAQMRNNHSYNELVARKLVDRKNGQVSVSVGDEILEQSIIAGRSHQASFQIRQGEKSCSKCAIGAARYNRKTSASQGLLHRPYIHSMLAIAAVCVCVCLFLRGAPDIGLVAPFKWENLGYGAV; translated from the exons ATGGAAGAGGTCGGTACTCAAGTTGCTTCTTCTCATTATATTCACCAATCACTTTCCACTCGTTTTCTTGACTCACAACACCACCCCATGGCTGCGGCTAAGAAGCGTAGTATGCCTTTTCAACCCCCCGGTTTTCACCTACCTCAGCAGCAGCAGCAGCCTATGTTTGGTTCTGGATTTCAAGAAACTCGGGGTCAGTGGAACCCTAATGGTTGGGATTGGGACAGTGCTAAATTTATTGCAAAACCAGTGGGACCGGATATAGTCTGTGGGGGACCTTCAACGATGTCTGTACACTCTGGAACTCAGAGAAGTCGTGGTGATGAGGGAGTTGTGGGGAATTCTGTGGGTTTGAGGGGGAATCATGTAGTCGAAGATGATGAGAATCTACTTTTAAAGCTTGGTGGAAGCCGTGCGAATTCTGTGGAGGAGAACGTTTTGAGGCCGAACAAGAAAGTCAGATCTGGATCTCCTGCTGGTGGGAACTATCCTAAATGTCAAGTTGATGACTGTAAGGAGGATCTTTCAACTGCTAAAGACTATCACAGGCGGCATAAGGTGTGTGAAGTCCACAGTAAAGCTACCAAGGCTATTGTAGGAAAGCAGATGCAACGGTTTTGTCAGCAGTGTAGCAG GTTTCACCCTCTTTCAGAGTTTGATGAGGGAAAGCGAAGTTGTAGGCGGAGGCTAGCAGGGCACAATCGGCGTAGGAGGAAAACTCAACCAGATGATGTTACCTCCAATTTGTTACCTCCCACTAATCGTGGGAATGTTAGTAATGGAGATGCGGATCTTGTCAATCTTTTAGCAATTCTAGCTCGTGCACAAG GGAATACTGAAGATAGCAGCACTAATGGCTCACCGATTCCCAATAAAGACCAACTTATTCAAATCCTTCAAAAGATTAACTCGGTACCTTTGCCAGCGGATGCTGCAAAGTTGCCTCCTTCAGGAATTACTAGTAACATTGTTCCATTTCGGTCAGAGAACGAAAACAAACTGAATGGAAATAATTCTCCCTCATCAACTCTGGACTTGCTCGCTGTTCTTTCAGGAAATCAAGCAGGATCCTCTCCTGATGCCACTGCTGTTCCTTCCCAAAGAAGCAGCCACGGGAGCGACAGTGAAAAGACTAGGTCTCCATGTATCAATCTGCAAACCAGACACCACAATGAATTTGCTTCAGTTGGAGAGAGAAGTAGTACTAGTTACCAGTCTCATACAGAATGTTCAGATGGTCAAATGCAGGAAATTCGTACTAATTTACCGTTGCAGCTTTTCAGTTCCTCTCCTGAAAGTGACAGCCCACCAAAATTGGCATCAAGCACGAAATACTTCTCATCAGGTAGCAGTAATCCTATGGAAGAAAGGTCACCTTCATCTTCTCCGCCTTTTGTGCAAAAGCTGTTTCCCACAGTTTCCTCGAGAGTAGTAGTAAATCCCAAGAGTATGTCAGATAGACTTGAGGTTATTGGGAGTGCTAAAGCTGGTAAGGATAAAGGCTTCTCCAAGTCTCTTGATCTTTTTGGAGGGACGAACAAATGTGTCGACAATAGTTCTGTTCAAAGTTTTCCATTCCAGGCAGGGTACACTTCGTCTTCTGGCTCGGATCATTCACCTTCAAATTTAAATTCGGATGCTAAG AATCGTTCTGGACGGATATTTTTCAAATTAATCGATAGGGATCCTAGTCAGTTACCAGGAACACTGAAAACACAG ATCTTTAATTGGCTTGGTCAAAGTCCATCGGAAATGGAAAGTTACATAAAACCTGGTTGTGTAGTATTATCAATCTACATATCTATGCCATCTTCTGCGTGGGAACAG CTTGAAGACAATCTGCTTCAAAACATCACTGCTTTGGTTCAAAATTCGGAAGATCCATTTTGGAGAAGGGGAAGATTCTTAGTTAATACTGGCAGAAAGTTGGCATCATATCAAGATG GAATGGCTCACCTCCGTAaagctacaagagcatggagtTTTCCTGAAGTAGTCTCTGTCTCCCCTTTGGCAGTTGTGGGTGGGCAGGAGACCACTATATTACTGAAGGGGACAAATTTGAGTGATCAATACACCAA AGTATTCTGCACGCACGCTGTTGGGTACAAACTTGAAACTTCTGGATCAGTTTCCGATGATACTACATATGATAAGTTAACTTTACGCAATTTTACGATTACTGGTGGAGCACCTGGTGTACTTGGGAGGTGCTTTATTGAG GTTGAAAATGGTTTTTGGGGCACCAGCTTTCCTATAATAATTGCCAATGCTACCATCTGTCAAGAGTTGAACCTTCTGGAGTCTGAATTTGATAAAGAAGCAGCACTATGTGACGGTATCTCAGAGGAATCCGGACTTGATTCTGGACGACCCTTGTTAAAGGAAGATGTTTTACATTTCTTAAATGAGCTTGGGTGGGTACTCCAAAGAAAAAGAAACATGTCCATGTTTGAGGTCCCCGAATATAAGCTTCACCgtttcaaatttctttttatcttCTCAGTTGAACATGACTTTTGTGCTTTGGTTAAAACCCTCCTAGACGTTCTTCTTGAAATATGTTTGGGTAGGGATGAATTGTCGAGGGTGTCGCTACAGATGCTGTCAGAAATTCATCTTTTAAATAGGGCAGTTAAAAGGAGGTCTAGAAAAATGGCAGAATTGCTGATTAATTATGTTGTACCCACTGATTCTGGCAAGACATACATCTTCCTCCCAAATCTTGTTGGACCTGGGGGTATTACACCTCTACATTTGGCTGCATGCATGTCGGATTCAAAATTTATGGTTGACACTTTGACAGCGGACCCGTTGGAG ATTGGTTTGCGTGACTGGGATTCCCTTCTTGATGCAAATGGCCTCTCTCCCTATGCTTATGCTCAGATGAGAAACAATCACTCTTACAATGAACTAGTAGCTCGAAAGCTTGTCGACAGAAAAAATGGTCAAGTCTCTGTTTCGGTAGGTGATGAGATACTAGAACAATCAATAATTGCGGGACGGAGCCACCAAGCTAGCTTTCAAATCAGACAAGGGGAGAAATCTTGTTCAAAGTGCGCCATTGGGGCTGCTAGGTACAATAGGAAGACTTCAGCGTCACAAGGTTTGCTTCACCGACCCTATATTCATTCAATGCTTGCCATTGCTGCTGTTTGTGTTTGTGTATGCCTATTCTTAAGAGGAGCTCCAGATATAGGCCTAGTTGCCCCGTTCAAGTGGGAAAATCTAGGATATGGTGCAGTGTAG